The genomic DNA CACAAATACCTGTCCATACTCTAAGGTCTGGGTCTCGTCCAGGCAACCCATCATTGATCTCCCTTCAGGTATAAAAATCCCGGTCTTTTTCCTCAGGACAAACAGCTTCGAAGCACGGAAAGTACGAAGCATCATTGACAGGAATGGTTCCTTGTCCGGCTCATACCCACACACAAGCATCTGCTTGAGGACCTCAGTATTCTCACCAGGAGCCATGAGATCTAGAGCTTCCTGCGCCTTCAGTGGATCTGTTAGAATGGAGTCTAACTGGTCCACAGCTTCTCTCTGTTTTTGCTCAAAAACGCCATCGGGAACGCCAAGAGTTGAGAGGAGAGTGATGATCTGTCTGTTTAGAAAGCAGGGTTGGTACTTGCTCCATGCCAAGACATTCAGTTTCGTGTCTGAGGATTCATACTTTCTCATGCTCCTGCGCAGTGATAACTTCACAGGCGAGGTCGGGTCAATGGCCACAACACCTTTATATCCCCCGTATTGTATTTGAAACGCTGATGGATTATAACCTTTAAAGCCGCATTTTTTTGCCACTTTCTTTGCAAAATCATCAGATATTTTCCCGATCCCATCAGAAAAAATATAGCGCTTGTTGCCACAAATAACCTCAATATCCGGAATTTCTTCAGTTTCATACCATTCCACAGAAAGAGTTTCAGTGGATGAGCTTAAGGATTGGCCTAGTCGTGCAGCATATTTTGCCACGTTCCTGATTTGATGGAACTCACCCAGGGATTCCCTAATAGTATCAGCTGTGCATCCATCTACAGGAGCAAACATCCATGCAGAATTTTCACGCAGCTGACTGGAGGAGAAAGCAAGGAAATCAAACTTCTTATCACCTATGGTTATTCCATTCTGAAGGGTAGACAGAATTCTCCTAAAAATTTCTGTTCTCATACCACTGCCGGCCACAGAACCACGAGATAAAACTGTGGAATGGATTCTATCGTGATCTTCGTCCACGAAAGAGATCCGGAGGAAATTATCAGCATACTCAGAGTACCTCCGCAGAACTCGATTTGACACATTAACTTCTGGACCGGAAAAGTACACTTTGCAAGGAGTTATCTGAACCCTGTGAACATACATCAGGCCCTCATCTAAAGATATCAAAGGCGACCGCATATGATGCTGCCGTATCAGATTCATATTCATCATGCACATCACGTACTGCTCCTCCAGCCACCTCTTCGGATGGTAACAACATTCTTTTAGATAACACAGCTTCTCTAGAGCATATTCTATGAAAGTGATGTCAATTCTGTGCGGATTGACCAATCGATAGAAGGCAGAGTCAAGACAGGGTCCTGGAAGACACCCCTTCTGCACCAACAGATTGATCTTGAATAGTATCTTGTAGGGAATATCAACATCTACGGGGGGCTCCACGATAGGGACTAGGTTGAAATCACGAGAGAAACTGGAGCCACTCTTCATAGCAAATATGcctttaatttccttataaGCAGCGAAATTTTCCTGAAAATCTGGGAGATCAGACGCATGATAGATCTCCAGGCACATTGCTGAAGATTGCCCGATACAAGCAGACGGAGTAAAATCGGTTGTTCTCACCCATTGGTCATCTGAACCATTCCTGAAATAGCTGTAAAAAAGACTCTCCAGTACATTACGTGAAGGGTTTGCAGCTTTTCTGAATATACGAGGAGCACCGAGCAGCTGAAAATCATCAAACAAGGGAGGGTTACAACAGCATTTCCTAATCTCCATTAATATACATACCAGCCAAATATCATCTAAACGATCTAAAGTAAGAAATGTGTCTACTTGGCCAATCCCATTCCTAAtcacaaacaaaagaaaagctaCAATCATTTGTAAAGAAGTTGGCCAGAGCCATAACATTACAATCATTTCTCACCATGTCATGCATCGCTACGCTTTACATGGCTCCACAAAATTAAAAAGCTGCAAAATTATTACACTATAGGTGATGAAAAGAGACTGTGCATGACCTACGGTAGTAACTGGGATTATTATACCATGATTTATCCTCAGCAAataaagaaaactaagaatAGTAACTATTCAAAACCATGAAAGAACCTGAATGAGCAGATAAATTGTGCGACGGCGCCATCGTTGTTGATGAAGCTTAATTTGCCAGATGTTCCCATGTGAAAGGTCAAGCTTATATTCCTCTTGATTATAGAGCAAAACAAAGTAGAATCTTCTCAATCCAACCCCAAAATCAACAGAAACATTCTGCTCTTTCCACAGGGTGGAGAAATTCTGCTCGGAAAGCTGATACCCAAAGTGCAACGTTACACCTTGTATACTATGTGACGGCATTCTCCGTTCGGGCACGATATCTCGGTCTGCCTCACTAGCAGTCAGATATGATTTTCTGTACCACAGTCGTCTACTGGCCAAACGGACTATTCTGTCAGCATCTTCAACTGTCATGAACTGCACGATTGCGTATAATCGACTGCTGCTTTTCTCTTGTCTGACTTTAATGGCACAAACCCTTCCCTTGcctattatattttctaaaaattccTTAACTCTTTCTGCTGACGTAGAAGAAGGGAAGCCGTGTAAACGAATTGTCTTTTCCATAATTACTGTGCAGGCATATACTTGCACTTTGTTTGCACCCTACCAAGAAGAACCAAAACGAGATGATAGTCAACCTCCCTGTTACAGTAAACTAATTGTCTTTCCCATAATTACTGTGCAGGCATTTAATATGGATATGTTGATGAATGAATAGAATGGTCCATAATACAGGCACACGCGttgtatgtttaattatatgcacacatatatagatatgatcAACTACCAAAGAAAAAACTAATGTCTGTTGGTTTAAGTAGTCCGACGCT from Punica granatum isolate Tunisia-2019 chromosome 2, ASM765513v2, whole genome shotgun sequence includes the following:
- the LOC116194175 gene encoding RNA-dependent RNA polymerase 1-like, encoding MEKTIRLHGFPSSTSAERVKEFLENIIGKGRVCAIKVRQEKSSSRLYAIVQFMTVEDADRIVRLASRRLWYRKSYLTASEADRDIVPERRMPSHSIQGVTLHFGYQLSEQNFSTLWKEQNVSVDFGVGLRRFYFVLLYNQEEYKLDLSHGNIWQIKLHQQRWRRRTIYLLIQLLGAPRIFRKAANPSRNVLESLFYSYFRNGSDDQWVRTTDFTPSACIGQSSAMCLEIYHASDLPDFQENFAAYKEIKGIFAMKSGSSFSRDFNLVPIVEPPVDVDIPYKILFKINLLVQKGCLPGPCLDSAFYRLVNPHRIDITFIEYALEKLCYLKECCYHPKRWLEEQYVMCMMNMNLIRQHHMRSPLISLDEGLMYVHRVQITPCKVYFSGPEVNVSNRVLRRYSEYADNFLRISFVDEDHDRIHSTVLSRGSVAGSGMRTEIFRRILSTLQNGITIGDKKFDFLAFSSSQLRENSAWMFAPVDGCTADTIRESLGEFHQIRNVAKYAARLGQSLSSSTETLSVEWYETEEIPDIEVICGNKRYIFSDGIGKISDDFAKKVAKKCGFKGYNPSAFQIQYGGYKGVVAIDPTSPVKLSLRRSMRKYESSDTKLNVLAWSKYQPCFLNRQIITLLSTLGVPDGVFEQKQREAVDQLDSILTDPLKAQEALDLMAPGENTEVLKQMLVCGYEPDKEPFLSMMLRTFRASKLFVLRKKTGIFIPEGRSMMGCLDETQTLEYGQVFVQFSRRKLGQLQDNTYMHTGTASDESFVVQGQVVVAKNPCLHPGDVRVLRAVNVPALHHMVDCVVFPQKGMRPHPNECSGSDLDGDFYFVSWDSKLIPPVQDQPMDYTAAPTVELDHDVRIEEVEEYFVNYLLNDSLGIIANAHTVFADRSSAKARCPKCIKLAKLFSVAVDFPKTGVPAEIPPNLYAKKYPDFMKKLDKSTYKSKNVIGKLFREVRDMTPDSPSLRTFTKEEASWSYDPDMEVEGFKDYVDDAFYYKGNYDFKLGNFMDYYGIRTEAEILSGNIMKLSKSFSKRKDSESISMAVKALRKEAMTWFNEKATGSDGSEHENLDAKASAWYYVTYHPSYWGAYNEGLKRDHYLSFPWCVYGRLIKIKKEKIKSRRSRSREDIFTRELSLS